AAAGCAAGTTAATCACTTAAAACGATAATGCTTTTGCCAGTTGAATTGATCTACTATGATGTATCTCGATGATAAAAGGAGAAATTGATGTCCCGCCAAGTGATCCATACTGAAAATGCCCCTGCTGCGATTGGCACCTATTCACAAGCCATTCTTGCTGGAGATACGCTTTATCTATCCGGCCAAATCGGTCTGGACCCATACAGTATGGAACTGGTTGAAGGTATTGAAGCACAAATTCGCCGCGTATTTGATAACTTAAAAGCAGTGTGTGAAGCTGCGGGTGGCTCGCTGGCGGATATTGTCAAGCTGAATATTTTCTTAACTGATCTGTCTCATTTCCAGCTGGTTAACCAGATCATGGGCGAATATTTTGCCCAGCCCTACCCTGCACGCGCCGCTTTAGGTGTAGCCAGCTTACCCAAAGATGCTTTGGTTGAGATGGATGGAATAGTGGTTATTAATCAATAATTTATTAAAAAACCCACCTCTTAAGGTCATTATTCTTTATAAGGTCTTAGGCTTGAGCGGAAATCTAATTGCATTCAGATTTCCGCTTAATTATATTATTTTTATTTAAATCACCAATCATAATAAATATTTTTTCAAATGATTTTTATTGACAAACGATAACAATTATCAATAATATTACTTATCTTATTTATTCACTGTGGTTGTATCC
The nucleotide sequence above comes from Acinetobacter sp. 10FS3-1. Encoded proteins:
- a CDS encoding RidA family protein, giving the protein MSRQVIHTENAPAAIGTYSQAILAGDTLYLSGQIGLDPYSMELVEGIEAQIRRVFDNLKAVCEAAGGSLADIVKLNIFLTDLSHFQLVNQIMGEYFAQPYPARAALGVASLPKDALVEMDGIVVINQ